The proteins below are encoded in one region of Homo sapiens chromosome 8, GRCh38.p14 Primary Assembly:
- the LETM2 gene encoding LETM1 domain-containing protein LETM2, mitochondrial isoform X4 → MEEKQKKKMAVKLELAKFLQETMTEMARRNRAKMGDASTQLSSYVKQVQTGHKPSTKEIVRFSKLFEDQLALEHLDRPQLVALCKLLELQTFGTNNLLRFQLLMKLKSIKADDEIIAKEGVTALSVSELQAACRARGMRSLGLTEEQLRQQLTEWQDLHLKENVPPSLLLLSRTFYLIDVKPKPIEIPLSGEAPKTDILVELPTFTESKENMVDLAPQLKGTKDEDFIQPPPVTSSPITPSTPISLPKGPITSSEEPTLQAKSQMTAQNSKASSKGA, encoded by the exons ATG gaagaaaaacagaaaaagaaaatggctgtAAAGTTGGAACTAGCAAAATTTCTTCAAGAAACCATGACAGAAATGGCAAGGAGGAACAGAGCCAAGATGGGCGATGCCTCTACACAGCTCTCATCCTACGTGAAGCAG GTCCAGACAGGCCACAAGCCCAGCACAAAGGAGATAGTTCGCTTCTCCAAACTATTTGAGGACCAGCTGGCCCTGGAACACTTAGATCGCCCTCAGCTGGTTGCCCTTTGCAAACTGCTGGAATTGCAGACATTTGGAACCAACAACCTGCTCCGCTTTCAGCTCCTGATGAAACTGAAGTCTATAAAAGCAGATGATGAA ATAATTGCCAAGGAAGGGGTGACAGCATTGAGTGTATCAGAACTACAGGCTGCCTGTAGGGCCCGAGGGATGAGATCACTGGGTCTCACGGAGGAACAACTGCGACAACAGCTCACGGAG TGGCAGGACCTCCACCTGAAGGAGAACGTCCCTCCTTCCCTTTTGCTCCTGTCCCGCACCTTCTACCTGATAGATGTGAAGCCCAAGCCGATTGAGATACCACTCAGTGGGGAG GCTCCAAAGACTGATATTCTTGTGGAATTACCTACTTTCACTGAATCTAAAGAGAACATGGTGGATCTTGCACCTCAACTGAAGGGAACTAAG GATGAAGACTTTATACAGCCGCCACCAGTTACATCATCACCCATAACACCATCAACACCTATTTCATTACCTAAAGGACCCATCACTTCTTCTGAAGAACCT ACACTCCAGGCCAAATCACAAATGACGGCCCAGAACAGCAAGGCTAGTTCAAAAGGAGCATAA